From a region of the Aeoliella mucimassa genome:
- a CDS encoding PAAR domain-containing protein, giving the protein MVTPGVPPIPHVGGPVIGPGCPTVLVAGMPAALLGDSAVCVGPPDTIAMGSSTVIVGGKPAARMGDSTAHGGSIVVGAPAVLFG; this is encoded by the coding sequence ATGGTAACACCGGGAGTGCCGCCCATTCCGCATGTGGGTGGGCCCGTGATTGGCCCAGGGTGCCCAACCGTTTTGGTGGCCGGCATGCCTGCTGCTTTGCTGGGGGATTCGGCCGTATGCGTCGGCCCCCCCGACACGATTGCGATGGGAAGCTCGACCGTGATCGTTGGTGGTAAGCCAGCCGCGCGGATGGGGGACAGCACCGCGCACGGGGGTAGTATCGTCGTTGGGGCTCCAGCCGTACTGTTTGGATAA
- a CDS encoding transthyretin-like family protein gives MQRLSTLIIGLGLLVLSGCSNNELRYAPVEGVLTVDNKPIAKAQIVLSCDSVEVEGAAPTSRGVTDQSGHFSLVSITPNKQVIDGAVVGEHRVTVITKLEDMNSQNQPVVVRKEMLGSEYTNGQKLTLSVPASGTTDVRFDLKSK, from the coding sequence ATGCAGCGACTTTCGACCCTGATCATCGGGCTAGGTCTCCTGGTGCTTTCAGGTTGCAGCAACAACGAACTGAGATACGCCCCCGTGGAGGGGGTGCTTACTGTCGACAACAAACCGATTGCGAAAGCTCAGATCGTGCTTTCTTGTGACTCGGTGGAAGTCGAAGGGGCAGCCCCCACCTCGCGGGGCGTGACCGACCAATCGGGGCATTTTTCCCTGGTTTCGATTACTCCAAACAAGCAGGTGATCGACGGAGCGGTGGTGGGAGAACATCGAGTTACGGTGATTACCAAACTTGAAGACATGAATAGTCAAAACCAACCGGTGGTAGTCCGCAAGGAAATGCTTGGTTCAGAGTACACAAATGGGCAAAAGCTCACGCTTTCTGTCCCCGCTAGCGGTACCACCGACGTACGATTCGATCTAAAATCGAAGTAA
- a CDS encoding IS630 family transposase, translating into MPKLNDEFCERMEDVLEQYEKPLDPNEPVVCLDEQPYQRVDDARPPEPAAPGKIAKQDYEYRRCGTCSVFVAVEPKAGKRFVQAKRHRKRADFARFVRDLLKRYPDAERVHLVMDNLNTHNEKSLIETFGEEAARPMLERIVWHFTPKHASWLNMAEIEISAIQRQCLGRRLASLDKVQSELSHCSRDRNRKKIKINWTFHRKDAKRVFPELYRK; encoded by the coding sequence GTGCCCAAGCTGAACGACGAGTTCTGTGAGCGGATGGAGGACGTCCTCGAGCAGTACGAGAAGCCGCTCGACCCGAACGAGCCGGTCGTCTGCCTCGACGAGCAGCCCTATCAGAGGGTCGACGACGCGCGGCCGCCCGAGCCCGCGGCACCCGGCAAGATCGCGAAGCAGGACTACGAGTACCGCCGCTGCGGAACCTGCAGCGTGTTCGTGGCGGTCGAGCCGAAGGCGGGCAAGCGATTCGTTCAGGCCAAGCGTCACCGCAAGCGAGCCGACTTCGCCCGGTTCGTCCGCGACCTCTTGAAGCGCTATCCCGACGCAGAGCGGGTTCATCTGGTGATGGACAACCTCAACACGCACAACGAGAAGTCGTTGATCGAAACCTTTGGCGAGGAGGCGGCTCGGCCAATGCTGGAGCGGATTGTGTGGCATTTTACCCCCAAGCATGCCAGTTGGCTCAACATGGCCGAGATCGAAATCTCGGCCATACAGCGACAATGCCTGGGACGTCGGTTGGCTTCGCTCGACAAGGTTCAAAGCGAACTCTCCCACTGTTCACGCGACCGCAATCGGAAGAAAATCAAAATCAATTGGACCTTCCATCGAAAAGACGCCAAACGCGTCTTCCCTGAACTCTATAGGAAATGA
- a CDS encoding type VI secretion system Vgr family protein — protein sequence MIAATDNSKTRPLRLKSNWGDAPVLVDVRGTEAISEPYRFDLSFVAESDNLKFSELLGTSATVYVDLPSGESRKWNGVITSLHQAGRDEEFCHYTATLEPSFALLGLQSNYRIFQDASIESIIREVCGDLSLDISLTKTHRDRNYCVQYGETDLAFVSRVMEEEGIFYLFSHEDDSHKLLIRDDSTQLNDFDALESVPYTKLKGGVQDEACIQTWEKTQRLVTTSVSLRDSHFQDAGETFETEQSIGKDVKRTYGTVEHPINADESTRQVAQYPAQCVVWADDVGADLSVRQQVADIPDAAKELAQRRTTAIQNSAFDIQSSSNQLLLVVGGKFTLDGHFNADGTYLVTRLEHKIDLGIGKQSSPSDSPLKYANSFSCLPSSVPFVPTAGFRKPIVTGVQSAFVVAETEEDQLYDKYGRVKVWFPWDRREGPTLKPLDADDSDAQDQDSAADEKDSAKIKASQRSCWLRVAQVWAGPRWGAYFWPRAGHEVLVAFEHGDPERPIVVGSVYNSRNMPPLDMPDQAHVGGIRSSSVKGNPASNFNGISFHDELKNEHLELHSESHAVLISEESNHSFVRGTSVRVFGTMYSTLSSGGGGGPAAEAEAPPADETEKKEEQPAGQLINSLGQKWDKTKGWSKKWLAASFEADIAVTLGHAASVVGGFPLGTVSEVVQGGKLGFILDPSGWIADDTVQQLQDLIIPMGDTSGLFGSRRTLHYGPSTTIRHGSEIVRRSSDAFDASNPRTAWVAGIASVSTALTLLGWRLQKDDPTAWENLVRALGPRGASGVLFNLLVEYEKACGECDAGEETQNEASSLTSQADSLDADYQSLILDLASAFTERGTALSSTGEADTATANSDASAVGDTSSFVDSTEDEGEEGDESGDEQSSDSSGPSDDDDGTVSTDDVSFGPDEANVYESYDGLLSTSARHLSFRARSTDEEDTDASLIHLDAQGGEGNDNGVVAINSTGQATMVCGPASLQIRRSSDVGQVSVRTGDQGSIQLVSGPSDSGSNASLDPNTLKLNIGGDSGSTISMTAEGIKLSFGGGPGASIELNSSGITMECGSSKFVLAAAEQSTSAESITHTASASLNQKGAMIDIEASASATLKGAMTMIN from the coding sequence ATGATCGCAGCCACCGACAACTCGAAGACACGTCCTCTACGACTGAAGTCGAATTGGGGGGATGCGCCGGTTTTGGTGGATGTGCGCGGGACAGAAGCCATCTCCGAGCCCTATCGGTTCGACCTGAGTTTTGTTGCCGAGTCGGACAACCTGAAGTTTTCGGAGTTGCTGGGGACCTCGGCCACGGTGTACGTCGACTTGCCTTCGGGCGAGAGTCGCAAATGGAACGGGGTGATCACTTCGCTGCATCAGGCTGGGCGCGATGAGGAGTTCTGTCACTACACTGCGACACTCGAACCCAGTTTCGCCCTGCTCGGCTTGCAGTCAAACTACCGCATCTTCCAAGATGCCAGCATCGAATCGATCATTCGCGAAGTGTGCGGTGACCTGTCTCTAGATATCTCGCTCACCAAGACGCATCGCGACCGCAACTACTGTGTTCAATATGGGGAGACCGACCTTGCCTTCGTGAGTCGGGTGATGGAAGAGGAAGGCATCTTCTATCTGTTTTCGCACGAAGATGACAGCCACAAGCTGTTGATTCGTGACGATTCTACGCAGCTGAACGATTTCGATGCCCTGGAGAGCGTGCCTTATACGAAGCTTAAAGGGGGAGTGCAGGACGAAGCGTGCATCCAAACATGGGAGAAAACGCAGCGGTTGGTGACCACCTCAGTTTCTTTGCGTGACAGTCACTTTCAAGATGCGGGAGAGACCTTCGAGACGGAGCAATCGATCGGCAAGGATGTTAAACGGACTTACGGCACCGTCGAGCATCCCATCAACGCCGATGAATCCACTCGGCAGGTTGCTCAATATCCAGCTCAATGCGTCGTATGGGCCGACGATGTCGGGGCCGATTTGTCGGTTCGTCAGCAAGTGGCCGATATTCCAGACGCTGCGAAGGAACTAGCCCAGCGGCGAACCACAGCGATACAAAACTCGGCTTTTGATATTCAGTCGAGTAGTAATCAACTGTTACTGGTCGTCGGTGGAAAGTTCACGCTCGACGGGCATTTCAATGCCGACGGAACCTATTTGGTTACCCGTCTGGAACACAAAATCGACCTCGGCATTGGAAAGCAATCTTCGCCGAGCGACTCGCCGCTGAAGTACGCGAATAGCTTTTCCTGCTTGCCTTCGTCGGTGCCGTTCGTACCGACTGCGGGATTCCGGAAGCCGATCGTCACTGGCGTACAGTCTGCGTTTGTCGTTGCCGAGACCGAAGAAGACCAGCTCTACGATAAGTACGGCCGCGTGAAGGTGTGGTTCCCTTGGGATCGACGCGAAGGACCCACGCTGAAGCCGCTCGACGCAGACGATTCCGACGCGCAAGATCAAGACAGTGCCGCCGACGAAAAAGACTCGGCCAAGATCAAGGCATCGCAGCGTTCGTGTTGGTTGCGTGTCGCGCAGGTGTGGGCGGGGCCGCGCTGGGGGGCTTACTTCTGGCCCCGCGCAGGGCACGAAGTGCTGGTGGCCTTCGAACACGGAGATCCCGAGCGTCCGATCGTGGTAGGCAGCGTGTACAACAGCCGCAATATGCCGCCGCTCGACATGCCCGACCAGGCTCACGTTGGCGGTATTCGCTCATCGAGCGTCAAAGGGAACCCCGCTTCCAATTTCAATGGCATTAGCTTCCACGATGAGCTGAAGAACGAGCACCTCGAGCTGCATTCCGAGTCGCACGCGGTACTCATTAGCGAAGAGAGCAACCACAGCTTCGTGCGAGGGACATCGGTGCGCGTGTTTGGCACCATGTATAGCACGCTCTCCAGCGGTGGGGGTGGCGGCCCGGCGGCGGAAGCGGAAGCTCCGCCAGCCGATGAGACCGAAAAGAAGGAAGAGCAACCCGCCGGACAACTGATTAACTCACTCGGCCAAAAATGGGACAAGACCAAAGGTTGGAGTAAGAAATGGCTCGCTGCGAGCTTCGAGGCCGACATCGCCGTCACACTCGGGCATGCGGCGAGCGTGGTCGGCGGGTTCCCACTCGGTACCGTTAGCGAGGTGGTTCAAGGTGGCAAGCTGGGCTTCATTCTTGATCCCTCTGGATGGATCGCCGACGACACGGTTCAGCAGTTGCAAGATCTGATCATCCCGATGGGCGATACGTCGGGGCTGTTCGGGTCGCGGCGTACGCTGCACTATGGTCCATCAACAACCATTCGCCACGGCAGCGAAATCGTGCGGCGGAGCAGCGACGCGTTTGACGCATCGAATCCCCGCACCGCATGGGTCGCTGGCATCGCCTCGGTATCGACGGCCCTGACGCTGCTCGGCTGGCGCCTGCAAAAAGACGACCCCACGGCCTGGGAAAACCTAGTGCGGGCGTTGGGGCCTCGCGGGGCGAGTGGGGTGCTGTTCAATCTGCTTGTCGAGTACGAAAAGGCGTGCGGAGAGTGCGATGCTGGCGAGGAAACGCAGAATGAAGCGTCGAGCCTGACTTCGCAAGCCGACTCACTCGACGCCGATTATCAGAGCTTGATACTCGATTTAGCCTCGGCGTTTACCGAACGGGGCACCGCCTTGTCGTCCACTGGCGAAGCAGATACCGCTACAGCCAACAGCGATGCCAGTGCGGTGGGCGATACCTCCTCGTTTGTGGATTCGACGGAAGACGAAGGGGAGGAGGGGGACGAGTCGGGAGACGAACAGTCCTCCGATTCCAGTGGCCCAAGCGATGACGACGACGGGACCGTGTCGACCGATGATGTCTCGTTTGGCCCCGACGAAGCCAATGTGTACGAGTCGTACGACGGATTGCTATCCACCAGCGCCAGGCATCTTTCGTTTCGGGCACGATCAACCGACGAAGAAGATACGGATGCCTCGTTGATTCATCTCGATGCCCAGGGAGGGGAGGGCAACGACAACGGGGTGGTTGCCATCAACTCCACGGGGCAAGCCACCATGGTGTGTGGGCCAGCCAGCTTGCAAATCCGGCGTAGTAGCGACGTCGGGCAAGTGAGCGTCCGTACTGGCGATCAAGGCTCCATTCAACTCGTCAGTGGCCCCAGCGATAGCGGCAGCAACGCGTCGCTTGATCCCAATACGCTTAAGCTGAACATCGGTGGCGATTCGGGCTCTACTATTTCGATGACTGCCGAAGGTATCAAACTGTCGTTCGGTGGCGGGCCGGGGGCTTCGATCGAGCTGAACTCCTCGGGCATTACCATGGAGTGCGGTAGCAGCAAGTTTGTACTCGCGGCCGCGGAACAATCGACCTCGGCCGAGAGCATCACTCACACGGCCAGTGCTTCGCTCAATCAGAAAGGGGCGATGATCGATATCGAAGCCTCGGCCTCGGCAACCCTGAAGGGTGCCATGACCATGATCAACTAA
- a CDS encoding cysteine peptidase family C39 domain-containing protein: protein MTVAIQPKREVHYLPQRTIDGSARTCGAAVLAMAYHTLGKPTAIEDIWRELSHGLAPNQAVGAYRLASHAIRYGLDAVVLRAADPSVALQKVLHSQRIGIVNHQLSGTNPAGHYSIVVDETEREIVIHNPATAANQSVSRELWRKLWLTTTDQSEHTGGVIVAIGDATAAWESEELLCPRCNQVVPLASDLGVSIAEWDPCWECLFCPHCDASLRTGW from the coding sequence ATGACGGTCGCCATCCAACCGAAAAGGGAGGTTCACTACCTACCGCAACGGACGATCGATGGTTCCGCCCGCACTTGTGGGGCTGCGGTGCTGGCGATGGCCTATCACACGCTCGGCAAGCCGACGGCCATCGAGGATATCTGGCGCGAGTTGTCGCACGGGTTGGCACCGAATCAGGCCGTTGGTGCTTACAGGCTTGCGTCACATGCAATCCGCTATGGACTCGACGCGGTGGTTCTGCGGGCCGCAGATCCATCTGTCGCCTTGCAAAAAGTATTGCATTCGCAACGTATTGGTATCGTTAATCATCAGCTTAGTGGAACGAATCCTGCTGGGCACTATTCGATTGTCGTCGACGAAACCGAACGTGAGATTGTGATTCATAATCCGGCAACTGCCGCGAATCAATCTGTATCCAGGGAACTGTGGAGAAAGCTGTGGCTAACCACCACCGACCAAAGCGAACACACTGGTGGAGTGATCGTTGCGATTGGCGATGCGACCGCCGCTTGGGAATCGGAAGAACTGCTTTGTCCCCGGTGCAACCAAGTGGTGCCTCTGGCTAGCGACTTAGGAGTATCGATTGCTGAGTGGGATCCCTGTTGGGAATGCCTTTTTTGTCCTCACTGTGATGCTTCGCTACGTACTGGATGGTGA
- a CDS encoding DUF1559 domain-containing protein, translating to MTHLLNLPKNNPKRAFGFTLVELLVVIAIIGILVALLLPAVQSAREAARRIQCSNNLKQFGLGMLNYESAKGSMPPGVEVFQDPGTGKPRVASGTAFVDLKYTWSIAIGPYTEQGQIFDNLDDTRSISDTVNRQFLQQELPMFLCPSDPGPENYSGTPFPRSSYKGLSGGAAGTTSWGRVYDVINIGNNSSTTLVKDDRGKEKRGVLTVVYEPAGVHPVKLRSVTDGTSSTVAITEWHVTRSYKASNPSNNIYHASWSAPAAFASLSTAFITQDLHAAMFGLTDFTACSSLGISPHWLCEEGVASLHAGDVLQCVYADGHVDSLGVDTDRLVWQALATIRGGEVGAATDTTSTVPDR from the coding sequence ATGACGCATCTTCTCAACCTCCCGAAGAACAACCCTAAGCGAGCTTTCGGATTCACGCTCGTTGAGCTGCTGGTCGTGATTGCCATCATCGGCATCCTAGTCGCGCTACTGTTACCGGCAGTACAATCCGCCCGCGAAGCGGCTCGTCGCATTCAGTGCTCCAATAACCTCAAGCAGTTCGGCTTGGGCATGCTGAATTACGAATCGGCGAAAGGTTCCATGCCGCCGGGCGTGGAGGTATTTCAGGACCCCGGCACTGGCAAGCCCCGCGTTGCCTCGGGCACCGCGTTTGTCGACCTGAAGTACACGTGGTCCATTGCCATTGGTCCCTACACCGAGCAAGGGCAAATCTTCGACAACCTGGACGACACCCGCTCGATCAGCGATACGGTGAATCGACAGTTCCTGCAGCAAGAGCTGCCAATGTTTCTCTGTCCCAGCGACCCTGGTCCGGAGAATTACAGCGGTACCCCATTTCCTCGTTCCTCGTACAAGGGGCTCAGTGGTGGCGCTGCCGGCACCACGTCGTGGGGTCGCGTTTACGATGTGATCAACATCGGTAACAACAGTTCCACGACACTGGTGAAAGACGATCGTGGAAAAGAAAAGCGTGGCGTTCTCACCGTGGTTTACGAGCCAGCAGGCGTGCATCCGGTAAAGCTACGCAGCGTGACCGACGGCACCTCGTCGACTGTCGCCATTACCGAATGGCACGTCACGCGTTCCTACAAGGCGAGCAATCCTAGCAACAACATTTATCACGCAAGCTGGTCGGCCCCCGCGGCTTTTGCTTCGCTCAGCACCGCGTTCATCACCCAAGACCTTCACGCAGCAATGTTCGGGCTCACCGACTTCACCGCTTGCAGCAGTCTGGGCATCAGCCCTCACTGGCTATGCGAAGAAGGCGTTGCTTCGTTGCACGCAGGCGACGTCCTGCAGTGCGTCTATGCCGATGGTCACGTCGATAGCTTAGGGGTCGATACCGATCGTCTGGTCTGGCAAGCACTGGCCACGATTCGCGGCGGTGAGGTGGGCGCAGCTACTGACACCACGTCGACCGTTCCCGACAGATAA
- a CDS encoding IS5 family transposase produces the protein MATKEKRTYKVTNWKEYNKSLIERGNITIWFSDEALENWEHPNDQTKVGRPFVFSDTAIECLLTIRELLKLPYRQTEGFGRSLVAMLGVEAAIPNYSSLAKRASKLNVSLDIANKRGDIDIVVDSTGMKVFGEGEWKMRTHGKSKRRTWRKLHLSVNPDTREIVAEILTENSCHDADAVPEMLEQVEQPVKKFHGDGSYDKWKVYEGLESEGIEPVIPPQHNAKIKQHGNSAEEPLPRDEAIRQIRRKGRRSWKEEVGYHRRSLAETTMYRVKQSFGSHLKNRVFENQQTEARLRCKIINQFTQLGLPQFEWS, from the coding sequence ATGGCTACGAAAGAAAAACGAACCTACAAAGTCACGAACTGGAAGGAGTATAACAAGTCGCTCATCGAGCGTGGAAACATCACTATTTGGTTTAGCGACGAGGCGTTGGAGAACTGGGAACATCCTAACGACCAGACAAAAGTCGGTCGCCCTTTTGTCTTCAGCGATACGGCGATCGAGTGCTTGCTGACGATTCGCGAACTGCTGAAACTTCCCTATCGGCAGACTGAGGGATTCGGCCGCTCGCTGGTGGCGATGTTGGGCGTCGAGGCAGCGATTCCCAATTATTCTTCGCTCGCCAAGCGAGCCAGCAAGCTGAATGTTTCGCTCGATATCGCTAACAAGAGGGGCGACATCGATATCGTGGTGGATAGCACCGGCATGAAAGTGTTTGGCGAGGGCGAATGGAAGATGCGGACGCATGGCAAGTCGAAGCGGCGGACATGGCGGAAGCTGCATTTGTCGGTGAATCCTGACACCCGCGAGATTGTGGCGGAGATTTTGACCGAGAACAGTTGCCACGATGCCGATGCGGTTCCCGAAATGCTGGAGCAGGTGGAGCAGCCCGTAAAAAAGTTTCACGGCGACGGTAGTTACGACAAGTGGAAGGTTTATGAAGGGCTGGAATCCGAAGGCATTGAGCCGGTGATTCCGCCGCAGCACAACGCCAAGATCAAACAACATGGCAACTCTGCGGAGGAGCCTTTGCCCCGGGACGAGGCAATTCGTCAGATTCGACGCAAGGGGCGTAGGAGTTGGAAAGAGGAAGTGGGCTATCATCGTAGAAGCTTGGCGGAAACGACCATGTACCGAGTGAAACAAAGCTTTGGGAGCCATCTCAAAAACCGAGTATTCGAAAACCAACAAACGGAAGCCCGCTTGCGCTGTAAAATCATCAATCAATTCACCCAACTCGGGCTTCCACAGTTCGAGTGGAGTTAG
- a CDS encoding DUF6931 family protein: protein MLTSTVTIDERNAAQQEEAERSRVLVDLAQCCDTCRRVAGQFTDSMSADQMFHQLVDSEAWIPALRFAGHWLPKQKSIWWATTSVWAHLRETATPVELAVIDSVTNWVLAPDDQLRRQIQQEVRELPPAAPATLLAQAVYWSGGSVAPPDCPAVEPPTYITGHFASCAVVAITSASVPQQRQALRFAAETRFADLPVRPQEML from the coding sequence ATGTTGACATCTACAGTCACGATCGATGAACGAAACGCCGCTCAGCAAGAAGAGGCTGAACGCTCGCGCGTGCTGGTCGACCTTGCACAGTGCTGCGACACCTGTCGACGAGTGGCAGGACAATTCACCGACAGCATGTCGGCCGATCAGATGTTCCACCAGTTGGTCGATAGCGAAGCGTGGATTCCCGCGTTGCGATTCGCAGGACATTGGTTGCCGAAGCAAAAATCGATCTGGTGGGCGACCACTTCGGTGTGGGCGCACCTGCGCGAGACAGCGACTCCGGTGGAACTGGCGGTGATCGATTCGGTTACCAATTGGGTGCTAGCGCCCGACGATCAACTGCGGCGACAAATACAGCAAGAAGTTCGTGAACTGCCTCCCGCTGCCCCAGCGACATTGCTCGCTCAGGCCGTATATTGGTCGGGCGGATCGGTCGCACCCCCCGATTGCCCTGCGGTGGAACCTCCCACGTATATCACGGGCCATTTTGCCAGCTGCGCGGTCGTTGCCATCACTTCGGCGAGTGTTCCCCAGCAACGTCAAGCACTGCGATTTGCGGCCGAAACACGCTTCGCCGACTTGCCAGTTCGACCGCAGGAGATGCTATGA
- a CDS encoding glutaminase family protein, whose product MKASYHMFARSFNQAVLLSLTLVCYSTLPCFAQESVQQEWTPPAYPLVACDPYFSIWSQGKSIVDTDTTHWTGKSHRLVSLIKVDGKVYRLLGDTPERLPAFKQTSQQVLPTTSVFTLAGAGVEVTLSFTTPALPEDIDLLSRPITFVTYEAKATDDKEHEAQLLFAGSGEIAVNTQNQMVKAKPIEIEGAAGLTVGSVSQDILGRRGDDLRIDWGYFYLAAEQSQIASTAISTMRQVGKPLSGEQPESFDGEIAGGRAALSLCFQPIKVGKSPTKQWLLLAYDDIYSIEFMRHPLRPYWRRNGLDGDGLVKESLQDYAKLMARCEKFDQELMADLKAAGGSQYADIAALAYRQCFAAGKFAADANGQPIQFSKENHSNGCIATSDVFYPMSPQFILFGPSLAKSFVAPFMEYANSPRWNFDFAPHDLGTYPKANGQVYGGGERTEENQMPVEESGNMLILMATIAKLDGNTEFADKYWAKLEQWAEYLKETGFDPENQLCTDDFAGHMAHNVNLSAKAICGLGAFAQLCELRGDSAKADEYRQIAEQYAEQWVEAAKDGDHYRLAFDRPDTWSQKYNLVWDQILGLNLFPQDVLRSEMDYYKQVQNKYGLPLDNRREYTKLDWILWTATLTQNQDDFETLVAPVHRFLNETPNRAPMTDWYETKSGKKVGFTARPVVGGVFLQMLYQGDVWQKYASRDQTKASGYADMPKPPKVTLKTASADSTPVKWHYTTQKPADNWMDADFDDSQWRVGRSGFGTRDTPNAYVGTTWNTSDIWLRRTFDLDEVSPELKLHMHHDEDAEVYLNGVLARRNSGYSTSYENLTIAPEALATLKPTGNVISVHCHQTQGGQYIDVGMATVEYED is encoded by the coding sequence GTGAAAGCCAGCTACCACATGTTTGCCCGCTCGTTCAACCAGGCAGTTCTTCTGAGCCTTACCCTCGTTTGTTACAGTACCCTGCCCTGCTTTGCTCAAGAAAGCGTCCAGCAGGAATGGACTCCACCAGCCTACCCGCTGGTGGCATGCGATCCCTATTTCAGTATCTGGTCCCAAGGCAAGTCGATTGTCGACACCGACACCACTCACTGGACTGGCAAGTCGCACCGGCTGGTAAGCCTGATCAAGGTCGATGGCAAAGTGTACCGCCTGCTTGGCGACACGCCCGAGAGACTCCCCGCGTTCAAGCAAACCTCGCAACAAGTATTGCCCACCACCAGCGTGTTTACGCTCGCTGGAGCAGGGGTCGAAGTCACCCTGAGCTTCACGACTCCCGCGCTGCCTGAGGATATCGACCTGCTCTCTCGCCCCATTACGTTCGTCACTTATGAAGCGAAGGCGACCGACGACAAGGAACACGAAGCTCAGCTGCTGTTCGCTGGTTCGGGCGAGATTGCCGTCAATACGCAGAACCAAATGGTCAAGGCGAAGCCAATCGAGATCGAAGGAGCTGCCGGCCTGACCGTAGGCTCTGTTAGCCAAGACATCCTCGGACGCCGAGGGGACGACCTGCGAATCGACTGGGGATACTTCTATCTGGCCGCAGAGCAATCGCAAATCGCTTCGACTGCCATTTCTACCATGCGACAAGTTGGCAAGCCTCTTTCCGGTGAACAGCCGGAGTCGTTCGACGGTGAAATCGCCGGCGGTCGGGCTGCTCTGTCTCTTTGCTTCCAGCCGATCAAGGTTGGCAAGTCGCCGACCAAGCAGTGGCTGCTCTTGGCCTACGACGACATCTACTCCATTGAATTCATGCGTCATCCGCTGCGGCCTTACTGGCGTCGCAATGGCCTCGACGGTGACGGCCTGGTGAAGGAGTCGCTGCAAGACTACGCAAAGCTCATGGCTCGCTGTGAGAAGTTCGACCAAGAATTGATGGCCGACCTGAAGGCCGCTGGTGGATCGCAGTACGCCGATATCGCCGCGTTGGCTTATCGTCAGTGCTTTGCCGCTGGCAAGTTTGCTGCCGATGCAAACGGCCAGCCGATTCAATTCAGCAAAGAAAACCATTCGAACGGCTGCATTGCGACTTCCGATGTGTTCTACCCAATGTCGCCGCAGTTCATCCTGTTTGGCCCGTCGCTGGCGAAGTCGTTCGTCGCCCCATTTATGGAATACGCGAACAGCCCACGCTGGAACTTCGACTTTGCTCCACATGATCTCGGCACCTACCCCAAGGCCAACGGCCAGGTGTACGGCGGTGGTGAGCGCACCGAAGAGAACCAGATGCCGGTCGAAGAGTCGGGCAACATGCTCATCCTCATGGCAACCATCGCCAAGCTGGATGGCAACACCGAGTTCGCCGACAAGTACTGGGCCAAGCTGGAACAGTGGGCTGAGTACCTGAAGGAAACCGGTTTCGACCCCGAAAACCAACTTTGCACTGACGACTTTGCTGGCCACATGGCCCATAACGTGAATCTCTCGGCCAAAGCCATCTGCGGCCTCGGAGCTTTCGCTCAACTCTGCGAACTGCGGGGCGATTCGGCCAAGGCCGACGAGTACCGCCAGATCGCCGAGCAGTACGCCGAGCAGTGGGTGGAAGCGGCGAAAGACGGAGATCACTACCGCCTGGCCTTCGACCGCCCCGACACTTGGAGTCAAAAGTACAACCTGGTTTGGGATCAGATTCTCGGCTTGAACCTCTTCCCGCAAGACGTGCTTCGCTCGGAAATGGACTATTACAAGCAGGTGCAAAATAAGTACGGTCTCCCATTGGACAATCGTCGTGAGTACACCAAACTCGACTGGATCCTCTGGACGGCCACTCTCACACAGAATCAAGACGACTTCGAAACGCTTGTTGCTCCTGTCCATCGATTCTTAAACGAAACTCCCAATCGTGCTCCGATGACCGACTGGTACGAAACCAAGTCGGGCAAGAAGGTTGGCTTCACCGCCCGTCCTGTCGTGGGTGGCGTGTTCCTGCAAATGCTCTACCAGGGCGATGTCTGGCAGAAGTACGCTTCTCGCGACCAAACCAAAGCGAGCGGCTACGCCGACATGCCGAAGCCTCCCAAGGTAACACTGAAAACGGCCAGTGCCGACAGCACTCCCGTGAAATGGCACTACACCACGCAAAAGCCCGCCGATAATTGGATGGATGCTGATTTCGACGATAGCCAATGGCGTGTAGGTCGCTCCGGCTTCGGCACTCGGGATACTCCGAACGCCTACGTGGGAACTACCTGGAATACCTCCGATATCTGGTTGCGTCGTACGTTTGATCTCGACGAAGTATCGCCTGAACTCAAGCTACACATGCATCATGACGAAGACGCGGAGGTGTATCTGAACGGGGTTCTGGCTCGTCGCAACAGCGGCTATTCCACCTCGTACGAGAACCTAACCATCGCTCCCGAAGCCCTCGCGACGCTCAAACCAACGGGCAACGTGATTAGTGTGCATTGCCATCAAACTCAAGGTGGTCAGTACATCGACGTCGGCATGGCCACGGTTGAGTACGAAGACTAA